One Prinia subflava isolate CZ2003 ecotype Zambia chromosome 8, Cam_Psub_1.2, whole genome shotgun sequence DNA window includes the following coding sequences:
- the ULK2 gene encoding serine/threonine-protein kinase ULK2 — MMEVVGDFEYSKKDLIGHGAFAVVFKGRHRKKTDWEVAIKSINKKNLSKSQILLGKEIKILKELQHENIVALYDVQEMPNSVFLVMEYCNGGDLADYLQAKGTLSEDTIRVFLQQIAAAMRILHSKGIIHRDLKPQNILLSYASRRKASVSGIRIKIADFGFARYLHSNMMAATLCGSPMYMAPEVIMSQHYDAKADLWSIGTVIYQCLVGKPPFQANSPQDLRMFYEKNRNLIPSIPRETSAYLADLLLGLLQRNQKDRMDFEAFFNHPFLEHVSTVKKSCPVPVPTYPGSVSGSSCGSSPCRFASPPSLPDMQHIQEENLSSPPLGPPNYLQVSKDSASTSSKNSSCDTDDFVLVPHNISSDHSYDMPLGAAGRRASSEFLMCGGQSPLTISGSSGTVQKPSSASSRSAASGTANRHCQPSVSPRSETAPIPVPTQLRNYQRIEQNLSSTASPVSNPHGSPRGGVVRRSNTSPMGFMKMGSCSPVPADPAQGVGRRLSTGSSRPYSPSPLVGTIPEQLGHCCCGQLQGHESRSRNFSGSPVPPSQSPQSLLMGARLQSAPTLTDIYQNKQKLRKQHSDPVCPSYAGYGYSHSPQPSRPGSLGTSPTKHMGSSPRSSDWLFKTPLPTIIGSPTKATAPFKIPKTQASSNLLALANRQGLAETPLQPKDITDPRDFTHFHSSQAADKQAGEQHSKTTFGRSVSTGKLSDQQVKTNLGGQLYQGSTDSLNTERPMDTAPAGAYGIAMATPSMGSGASSRAVMFTVGSPPSSATPPTCTHMVLRTRTTSVGSNSSGGSLCSTSGRVYMGSPPGIYMGSSPPGAEAAPSLKYIPYGTSPPSLEGFITFEAPELPEETLMEREHTDTLRHLNMMLTFTECVLDLTAVRGGNPELCTSAVSLYQIQESIVVDQISQLSKEWGQVEQLVLYMKAAQLLASSLHLAKAQVKSGKLNPSTAVKQVVKSLNERYKFCIGMCKKLTEKLNRFFSDKQRFIDEINSVTAEKLIYSCAVEMVQSAALDEMFQQTEDITYRYHKAALLLEGLTKILQDPADIENVHKYKSSIERRLSALCYSTVAVYEQ; from the exons GAAATGCCCAATTCTGTCTTTTTGGTCATGGAG TACTGCAATGGTGGGGACTTGGCAGATTACTTACAAG CTAAGGGGACTCTGAGCGAGGACACCATCCGCGTGTTCCTGCAGCAGATCGCGGCAGCCATGCGCAtcctgcacagcaaaggcatCATCCACAGGGACCTCAAACCCCAGAACATCCTGCTGTCCTACGCCAGCCGCCGCAAGGCCAGCGTCAGCGGCATCCGCATCAAAATAG CTGACTTTGGCTTTGCTCGCTATCTGCACAGCAACATGATGGCTGCAACTCTGTGTGGTTCCCCTATGTACATG GCCCCTGAAGTGATTATGTCTCAACACTATGATGCTAAAGCAGACCTGTGGAGCATAGGAACTGTGATTTATCAGTGTCTTGTTGGAAAACCACCTTTTCAG GCCAATAGTCCTCAAGATTTGAGAATGTTTTATGAAAAGAACAGGAATTTGATTCCTAG CATTCCTAGGGAAACGTCAGCTTACCTGGCTGACCTGCTGTTGGGTTTGCTTCAGAGAAACCAAAAGGACAGAATGGACTTTg AAGCATTTTTCAACCACCCTTTCCTGGAGCACGTTTCAACAGTGAAAAAAT CTTGTCCTGTACCAGTGCCCACATACCCAGGCTCAGTCTCTGGCAGTTCCTGTGGTAGCTCTCCTTGTCGCTTTGCTTCTCCTCCA TCTCTGCCAGACATGCAGCACATACAAGAAGAAAATTTGTCTTCCCCTCCACTGGGTCCTCCTAACTATCTTCAAGTCTCTAAAGACTCTGCCAGTACCAGTAGCAAGAACTCCTCTTGTGACACAGATGACTTTGTTCTTGTCCCACACAATATCTCTTCAGACCATTCAT ATGACATGCCtttgggagcagctggcaggcGGGCTTCCAGCGAGTTCCTGATGTGTGGAGG GCAGTCACCATTAACTATTTCTGGAAGCTCAGGAACTGTACAGAAACCATCCTCAGCCTCTTCTCGAAGTGCTGCCTCTGGTACAGCTAACAG GCACTGTCAGCCCTCCGTGTCCCCCCGCAGCGAGACGGCGCCGATCCCGGTTCCCACCCAGCTGCGGAACTACCAGCGCATAGAGCAGAACCTCTCCTCCACTGCCAGCCCCGTGTCAAACCCCCACGGATCACCCAG AGGCGGGGTTGTGAGGCGCTCCAACACCAGCCCCATGGGGTTCATGAAGATGGGCTCGTGCTCCCCCGTGCCAGCCGACCCTGCCCAGGGCGTTGGGCGCAGGCTGTCCACAGGATCCTCCAGACCATATTCTCCTTCACCACTAG TTGGAACCATACCTGAGCAGCTTGGGCACTGTTGTTGTGGACAACTCCAAGGACATGAATCAAGGAGTAGAAACTTCTCAG GTTCTCCTGTACCACCATCTCAGTCTCCACAGTCACTTTTGATGGGAGCCAGGTTGCAGAGTGCTCCTACTCTCACAGATATCTACCAAAACAAGCAGAAGCTCAGAAAGCAGCATTCAGACCCAGTTTGCCCATCCTATGCTGGGTATGGATACAGTCATTCTCCACAGCCAAGCAGGCCAGGTAGCCTGGGAACATCCCCCACCAAGCACATGGGATCCTCACCCAGGAGCTCAGACTGGCTCTTCAAAACCCCACTGCCAACAATCATCGGCTCTCCCACTAAG GCAACAGCTCCTTTCAAAATACCTAAAACTCAAGCGTCCTCCAACTTGCTGGCCCTGGCAAACCGCCAGGGCTTGGCTGAAACCCCGCTGCAGCCTAAAGATATCACTGACCCAAGGGACTTCACACACTTCCACTCCAGCCAGGCAGCTGACAAACAGGCAGGAGAACAGCACAGCAAAACCACCTTTGGCAG gtCTGTTAGTACTGGGAAGCTGTCAGATCAACAGGTCAAGACCAACCTTGGAGGCCAGTTATACCAAGGCAGCACAGACAGTCTCAACACAGAGAGGCCAATGGATACAG ctccagcaggggcCTATGGAATTGCAATGGCAACCCCATCCATGGGAAGTGGGGCGAGTTCTCGGGCTGTCATGTTCACTGTGGGGTCCCCTCCAAGCAGTGCCACCCCTCCCACCTGCACCCACATGGTCCTCAGAACCAGAACCACCTCAG TGGGATCAAACAGTTCTGGAGGCTCTCTGTGCTCCACCAGTGGCCGTGTTTATATGGGCTCTCCTCCTGGCATTTATATGGGCTCCTCTCCTCCGGGGGCCGAGGCTGCTCCGAGCCTGAAGTACATCCCTTATGGTACTTCCCCTCCCAGCCTTGAGGGCTTTATCACTTTTGAAGCTCCTGAATTGCCTGAGGAAACTCTAATGGAG AGagagcacacagacacactgCGTCACCTAAACATGATGCTGACATTTACAGAGTGTGTTCTGGATCTGACAGCAGTGAGGGGAGGGAACCCAGAGCTGTGCACTTCTGCTGTGTCACTGTACCAGATCCAGGAGAGCATCGTGGTGGATCAGATCAGCCAGCTCAGCAAAGAGTGGGG ACAAGTGGAGCAGCTGGTGTTGTACATGAAAGCTGCCCAGTTATTGGCATCTTCTCTGCATCTTGCCAAAGCACAGGTTAAATCTGGTAAACTGAACCCATCCACTGCTGTGAAGCAAG TTGTGAAAAGCCTCAATGAGAGATACAAATTCTGTATTGGAATGTGCAAAAAACTGACAGAAAAGTTGAATCGTTTCTTTTCGGACAAGCAAAGGTTCATTGATGAAATCAACAGTGTAACTGCAGAGAAACTCATTtacagctgtgctgtggaaaTG GTGCAGTCGGCAGCTCTGGATGAGATGTTCCAGCAGACCGAGGACATCACATATCGATACCAcaaggcagccctgctgctggagggactgACCAAAATCCTGCAGGACCCTGCAGACATCGAGAACGTACACAAGT ATAAATCCAGCATCGAGCGAAGGCTTTCTGCACTCTGCTACAGCACAGTGGCTGTGTATGAGCAGTAG